A genomic stretch from Larimichthys crocea isolate SSNF chromosome XXII, L_crocea_2.0, whole genome shotgun sequence includes:
- the LOC104937700 gene encoding vasodilator-stimulated phosphoprotein-like isoform X2: MGESSICQVRATVMMYDDANKRWVPAGSDSPSFSRVQIYQNSAANTFRVVGRKLQADQQVVINCPIIKGMKYNQATPNFHQWRDPKQVWGLNFGSKEDGAQFAKSMTYALECLNTGPAHNEPSAQELEQQRRLERQKQEQQEKERLERERQAAAAAAPPAPPAPPAPPAPPSGGPPAPPPPPPCPPPSSGGPPPPPGPPPPPAGGLVPPPPPPPPSGGGGGGGGASDLAAALAGAKLRKTAPKQDEAEAPKPAPSSGGGGGGGLMGEMSAILARRRKAADVPAAKKEEPSKDSPDSSVSKFPGPGENKEKSATMPRMKVVKKSSDAGGGGGSEIDMEKIKQEIIDDVKKELHKVKDEIIKVLLQELQNGQPKDEES, translated from the exons ATGGG TGAGTCCAGTATCTGTCAGGTGAGGGCGACGGTCATGATGTATGACGACGCCAACAAGCGTTGGGTGCCGGCCGGATCTGACAGTCCTTCGTTTAGCCGCGTGCAGATCTATCAGAACAGCGCGGCCAACACCTTCAGAGTGGTGGGCCGCAAACTGCAGGCCGACCAGCAG gtggtgatcaaCTGTCCCATTATCAAAGGGATGAAGTATAACCAAGCCACACCAAACTTCCACCAGTGGCGGGATCCCAAACAGGTGTGGGGGCTGAACTTTGGCAGCAAAGAGGACGGTGCTCAGTTCGCCAAATCCATGACGTACGCGCTGGAGTGTCTgaacacag gcCCGGCTCATAATGAACCTTCTGCTCAGGAgctggagcagcagaggag ATTAGAGCGTCAgaaacaggagcagcaggagaaggagcgtctggagagagagaggcaggccgctgctgcagctgccCCACCTGCCCCACCTGCcccacctgctcctcctgctcctccatcaGGTGgtccaccagcaccaccaccaccacctccgtGCCCTCCGCCGTCCTCTGGAGGGCCTCCGCCTCCACCTggacctccaccacctcctgctgGGGGCTTGGtgcctcctccgcctccaccgCCACCTTCCGGtggaggcggaggtggaggtggggcaAGTGATTTGGCTGCGGCTCTGGCTGGAGCCAAACTTCGTAAAACAGCACCAAAGCAG gaTGAGGCAGAAGCCCCCAAACCAGCACCGTCatctggtggaggtggaggaggtggtctAATGGGAGAAATGAGCGCCATCCTTGCTAGAAG GAGGAAAGCTGCTGATGTCCCTGCTGCAAAGAAGGAAGAACCATCCAAA GATAGTCCTGACTCCTCGGTGTCAAAGTTCCCAGGACCAGGAG aaaacaaagaaaaatctgcCACCATGCCGAG gatGAAGGTGGTGAAAAAGAGCTCAGatgctggaggaggtggaggaagtgaGATCGACATGGAGAAAATCAAACAG gaaATTATCGATGACGTGAAAAAAGAACTTCACAAAGTGAAAGATGAAATTATCAAAG TACTGCTCCAGGAGCTGCAGAATGGACAGCCAAAGGATGAAGAGTCCTGA
- the LOC104935530 gene encoding RAC-beta serine/threonine-protein kinase, with product MSLTMNEVNVVREGWLQKRGEYIKTWRPRYFILKSDGSFIGYKEKPDLNDQTSPPLNNFSVAECQLMKTERPRANTFVIRCLQWTTVIERTFHVDSNEEREEWMWAIQSVANSLKMREHEEEEPMDLFGSPSESSLEEMEVAMSKSGNKVTMSDFEYLKLLGKGTFGKVILVKEKSHGVHYAMKILRKEVIIAKDEVAHTVTESRVLQNTRHPFLTTLKYAFQTHDRLCFVMEYANGGELFFHLSRERVFTEDRARFYGAEIVSALEYLHSRDVVYRDLKLENLMLDKDGHIKITDFGLCKEGITPDATMRTFCGTPEYLAPEVLEDNDYGRAVDWWGLGVVMYEMMCGRLPFYNQDHERLFELILMEEIRFPRNLSPEAKSLLAGLLKKDPKQRLGGGPDDAKEVMSHKFFITINWQDVVQKKLTPLFRPQVTSETDTRYFDEEFTAQTITLTPPDKYASLDCEDPSQPAHFPQFSYSASIRE from the exons ATGTCTCTCACCATGAATGAAGTTAATGTCGTCAGAGAGGGCTGGCTCCAGAAAAGAG GTGAATATATCAAAACATGGAGGCCCAGGTATTTCATCCTGAAGAGTGACGGTTCCTTCATCGGTTACAAGGAGAAGCCCGATTTAAACGACCAGACTTCACCGCCACTCAACAACTTCTCAGTGGCAG AATGCCAGTTAATGAAGACCGAAAGACCCCGAGCCAACACATTCGTCATCCGTTGCTTACAGTGGACTACtgtcattgaacgcacctttCACGTGGACAGCAATGAGGAGAG AGAGGAGTGGATGTGGGCCATCCAGTCTGTGGCAAATAGTCTGAAGATGCGGGAacacgaggaggaggaaccGATGGATTTGTTCGGCTCGCCCAGCGAAAGCAGCCTGGAGGAGATGGAAGTGGCGATGTCCAAGAGCGGCAACAAAGTG ACTATGAGTGACTTTGAGTATCTGAAGCTGCTCGGTAAAGGAACGTTTGGGAAGGTGATTCTGGTCAAAGAGAAGTCCCACGGAGTTCATTATGCCATGAAGATACTGCGGAAAGAAGTCATCATAGccaag gatgAGGTGGcccacacagtcacagagagcagagtgttGCAGAACACACGGCATCCCTTCCTCACG ACGCTGAAATACGCCTTCCAAACCCACGACCGGCTCTGTTTTGTAATGGAATACGCCAACGGAGGCGAG CTCTTCTTCCACCTGTCACGGGAACGAGTGTTCACAGAAGACCGGGCTCGTTTCTACGGCGCCGAGATCGTATCGGCACTCGAGTACCTGCATTCACGTGACGTTGTTTACCGCGATCTGAAG ctggaGAATCTGATGCTGGACAAAGACGGCCACATCAAAATCACTGATTTTGGTCTCTGTAAGGAGGGCATCACCCCCGACGCCACCATGAGAACCTTCTGTGGAACTCCTGAATATCTGGCGCCTGAG gtCCTAGAAGATAACGACTACGGCCGGGCAGTGGACTGGTGGGGTCTGGGTGTCGTCATGTATGAGATGATGTGCGGCCGTCTGCCTTTCTACAACCAGGACCACGAGCGTCTGTTTGAACTCATCCTCATGGAGGAGATCCGCTTCCCCAGGAATCTGTCGCCCGAGGCCAAGTCGCTGCTGGCCGGTCTGCTCAAGAAAGACCCCAAACAGAG GTTAGGTGGAGGTCCTGATGATGCCAAAGAAGTAATGAGTCACAAATTTTTTATCACCATCAACTGGCAGGATGTGGTGCAGAAGAAG CTCACTCCACTGTTCAGACCACAAGTGACATCAGAGACAGACACCCGGTACTTTGATGAGGAGTTCACAGCGCAGACCATCACACTCACTCCTCCAGACAAGT ATGCCAGTCTGGACTGCGAGGACCCGAGCCAGCCAGCACATTTCCCCCAATTCTCCTACTCTGCTAGCATAAGAGAGTGA
- the LOC104937700 gene encoding vasodilator-stimulated phosphoprotein-like isoform X1, translating to MGESSICQVRATVMMYDDANKRWVPAGSDSPSFSRVQIYQNSAANTFRVVGRKLQADQQVVINCPIIKGMKYNQATPNFHQWRDPKQVWGLNFGSKEDGAQFAKSMTYALECLNTGPAHNEPSAQELEQQRRLERQKQEQQEKERLERERQAAAAAAPPAPPAPPAPPAPPSGGPPAPPPPPPCPPPSSGGPPPPPGPPPPPAGGLVPPPPPPPPSGGGGGGGGASDLAAALAGAKLRKTAPKQDEAEAPKPAPSSGGGGGGGLMGEMSAILARRRKAADVPAAKKEEPSKDSPDSSVSKFPGPGENKEKSATMPRPKSLTGNQRDSVTSPSSSTSPSVNASRMKVVKKSSDAGGGGGSEIDMEKIKQEIIDDVKKELHKVKDEIIKVLLQELQNGQPKDEES from the exons ATGGG TGAGTCCAGTATCTGTCAGGTGAGGGCGACGGTCATGATGTATGACGACGCCAACAAGCGTTGGGTGCCGGCCGGATCTGACAGTCCTTCGTTTAGCCGCGTGCAGATCTATCAGAACAGCGCGGCCAACACCTTCAGAGTGGTGGGCCGCAAACTGCAGGCCGACCAGCAG gtggtgatcaaCTGTCCCATTATCAAAGGGATGAAGTATAACCAAGCCACACCAAACTTCCACCAGTGGCGGGATCCCAAACAGGTGTGGGGGCTGAACTTTGGCAGCAAAGAGGACGGTGCTCAGTTCGCCAAATCCATGACGTACGCGCTGGAGTGTCTgaacacag gcCCGGCTCATAATGAACCTTCTGCTCAGGAgctggagcagcagaggag ATTAGAGCGTCAgaaacaggagcagcaggagaaggagcgtctggagagagagaggcaggccgctgctgcagctgccCCACCTGCCCCACCTGCcccacctgctcctcctgctcctccatcaGGTGgtccaccagcaccaccaccaccacctccgtGCCCTCCGCCGTCCTCTGGAGGGCCTCCGCCTCCACCTggacctccaccacctcctgctgGGGGCTTGGtgcctcctccgcctccaccgCCACCTTCCGGtggaggcggaggtggaggtggggcaAGTGATTTGGCTGCGGCTCTGGCTGGAGCCAAACTTCGTAAAACAGCACCAAAGCAG gaTGAGGCAGAAGCCCCCAAACCAGCACCGTCatctggtggaggtggaggaggtggtctAATGGGAGAAATGAGCGCCATCCTTGCTAGAAG GAGGAAAGCTGCTGATGTCCCTGCTGCAAAGAAGGAAGAACCATCCAAA GATAGTCCTGACTCCTCGGTGTCAAAGTTCCCAGGACCAGGAG aaaacaaagaaaaatctgcCACCATGCCGAG GCCCAAATCCTTAACCGGCAATCAAAGGGACTCCGTCACGAGTCCCAGCTCTTCCACTTCTCCCTCCGTTAACGCCTCCAG gatGAAGGTGGTGAAAAAGAGCTCAGatgctggaggaggtggaggaagtgaGATCGACATGGAGAAAATCAAACAG gaaATTATCGATGACGTGAAAAAAGAACTTCACAAAGTGAAAGATGAAATTATCAAAG TACTGCTCCAGGAGCTGCAGAATGGACAGCCAAAGGATGAAGAGTCCTGA